The proteins below are encoded in one region of Prosthecobacter dejongeii:
- a CDS encoding quinol:electron acceptor oxidoreductase subunit ActD, with the protein MSTTLKRVHGFLAEFDSVQDLYHAAEHVRDAGYQRWDVHTPFPIHGMDHAMGVKRSKLPYFVFFGGMTGTCVAFTLQTLTQTTFWSDIGFGFLQTLAETYPTVVQAKPTHIWTLPAFFPVMFELTILFSAFTVLFGLLSMIGLPRLNHPLFVSKRFAKFSDDGFFVCIEARDPKFSQEGTKSFLEKLGGKNIELVEDDI; encoded by the coding sequence GTGAGCACCACCCTCAAAAGAGTACACGGCTTCCTCGCTGAATTCGACAGCGTTCAGGATCTCTATCATGCCGCCGAGCATGTCCGCGATGCTGGCTACCAGCGCTGGGATGTGCATACGCCGTTTCCGATTCACGGCATGGACCATGCCATGGGCGTGAAACGCTCCAAGCTGCCTTACTTCGTCTTTTTCGGCGGGATGACCGGCACTTGTGTGGCCTTTACCCTTCAGACCCTTACCCAGACCACTTTTTGGTCGGACATTGGTTTCGGATTCCTTCAGACCTTGGCTGAAACGTACCCCACCGTCGTGCAGGCCAAGCCCACTCACATCTGGACGCTGCCTGCGTTCTTCCCAGTGATGTTCGAGCTGACGATTCTATTCTCCGCATTCACGGTGCTTTTCGGCCTGCTCTCCATGATCGGCCTGCCACGTTTGAATCACCCCCTGTTTGTCTCCAAGCGTTTCGCTAAGTTCTCCGATGATGGCTTCTTTGTCTGCATCGAAGCTCGCGATCCCAAGTTCTCCCAAGAAGGCACCAAGTCCTTTCTTGAGAAGCTCGGTGGCAAAAACATCGAACTGGTGGAAGACGATATCTAG
- a CDS encoding MIP/aquaporin family protein codes for MSSFLAEVLGTLILVLLGNGVVANVVLGQTKGNNGGWIVITAGWAFAVTIAVYCTSAISGAHLNPAVTLAMASIGKFDWALVPSYLAAQMLGGFLGAVLVWLAYLPHWKVTPDAGAKHAAFCTTPAIRHPISNLLCEAIGSAMLVIGLLAILTPENLVPGTGFDKAFSPALVGILVWSIGLSLGGPTGYAINPARDLAPRLAHALLPISGKGSSDWAYAWIPVLGPILGGIAGALLYQALWFVPTLQH; via the coding sequence ATGTCCTCCTTCCTTGCCGAAGTCCTCGGCACCCTTATCCTGGTTCTCCTCGGAAACGGCGTCGTCGCCAACGTCGTGCTCGGTCAGACGAAGGGGAACAACGGCGGCTGGATCGTCATCACGGCTGGGTGGGCCTTTGCTGTCACCATCGCCGTTTATTGCACCAGTGCCATCAGTGGTGCGCACCTGAACCCCGCCGTCACCCTGGCCATGGCCAGCATTGGCAAGTTCGACTGGGCCTTGGTTCCCAGTTACCTGGCCGCGCAGATGCTGGGGGGCTTTCTAGGGGCCGTTCTCGTCTGGCTAGCCTACCTACCGCACTGGAAAGTCACGCCAGATGCCGGGGCCAAACACGCGGCTTTCTGCACCACACCCGCCATCCGCCACCCCATCTCCAACCTCCTTTGTGAAGCCATCGGCAGCGCCATGCTCGTGATCGGCCTGCTCGCCATCCTGACGCCAGAAAACCTCGTGCCCGGCACTGGCTTTGACAAAGCTTTCTCCCCTGCCCTGGTGGGCATCCTCGTCTGGTCCATTGGCCTGTCCCTCGGCGGTCCCACGGGCTACGCCATCAACCCCGCGCGCGATCTTGCCCCCCGCCTGGCTCACGCCCTCCTGCCCATCTCAGGCAAAGGTAGCAGCGACTGGGCCTACGCCTGGATCCCCGTCTTAGGCCCCATCCTGGGCGGCATCGCGGGTGCCCTCCTCTACCAGGCCCTGTGGTTCGTCCCCACCTTGCAGCATTAG
- a CDS encoding PEP-CTERM sorting domain-containing protein, whose protein sequence is MKPLTCSPRGCARSSFVKLALGLVLASSGLVQAQSLISSSDFFNPDFEARRPGAGGVIALTVDTTLYNPGSQSAGNVTWTHQSGGLVQAGISLVADVQLAAYTQTIGNSLVFGRDLDVNLLSLPDLGGLLTGTVNSVTGASAINSWDSSATVANLSLSEGVLYSASFNVASGAGLNLAALSAANFSLLSGGIPIENINAVETLNVLNLLTIGGGLATIDFQFYAPAGADDLTFEFDAATVANVNLLGTITDNQTVLSFTNFSVAPVPEPGSLALAAVGFMVILRRRRPCGV, encoded by the coding sequence ATGAAACCGCTCACATGCTCCCCTCGAGGCTGTGCCCGTTCTTCCTTCGTGAAGCTGGCCCTAGGTCTCGTTTTGGCCTCTTCAGGTCTGGTTCAGGCGCAAAGCTTGATCTCGTCTTCGGATTTTTTTAATCCTGACTTTGAGGCTCGCCGCCCCGGTGCAGGGGGTGTCATCGCCCTCACGGTAGATACCACGCTCTACAATCCCGGTTCACAGTCCGCAGGGAACGTCACCTGGACACATCAGTCCGGTGGCCTGGTGCAGGCAGGGATCTCACTCGTGGCGGATGTCCAGCTCGCTGCTTACACGCAGACGATTGGGAACTCGCTGGTCTTTGGGCGAGATTTGGATGTGAACCTGCTAAGTCTGCCCGATCTCGGGGGGCTGCTCACCGGCACGGTGAATAGCGTCACGGGAGCCAGTGCCATCAATAGTTGGGACTCCTCCGCCACGGTGGCTAACCTGTCCCTTAGTGAAGGGGTGCTGTATTCCGCCAGTTTCAATGTGGCCTCCGGTGCGGGGTTGAACCTCGCGGCGCTCAGTGCGGCGAATTTCTCCCTTCTGAGTGGCGGCATTCCCATTGAGAATATTAACGCGGTGGAAACGCTGAATGTGCTGAATCTGCTGACCATCGGCGGGGGATTGGCCACCATTGATTTCCAGTTCTATGCGCCTGCCGGTGCGGATGACCTGACGTTTGAATTCGATGCCGCCACGGTCGCGAACGTGAACCTTCTGGGGACCATCACAGATAACCAGACGGTGCTGTCGTTTACCAACTTCTCCGTGGCTCCGGTACCTGAGCCCGGCAGTCTGGCCCTGGCCGCTGTGGGTTTCATGGTCATCCTACGCCGCCGCCGCCCTTGTGGGGTCTGA
- the upp gene encoding uracil phosphoribosyltransferase yields MISPVIVVHPLAQIHLTELRRQHTSCGQFRWHLQRLAEILFTEATRSLATAPVRVQTPLVETAGSAFARSVVLVPILRAGLGLQEAILPLVPEATVAHVGIARDEATALPMPYYAKLPAVLKEADVFLLDPMLATGGSACSAVTQLKEAGATRITLICVVSCPQGLQALAAQHPDVTVVTAAVDPGLNERSYIVPGLGDAGDRCFGT; encoded by the coding sequence ATGATTTCTCCCGTTATCGTCGTGCATCCGCTGGCTCAGATCCACCTCACGGAGCTGCGCCGTCAGCACACGTCCTGCGGGCAGTTCCGCTGGCACTTGCAGCGCCTGGCAGAGATCCTTTTCACGGAGGCCACCCGCAGTCTGGCCACCGCCCCTGTCCGCGTGCAGACGCCGCTGGTGGAGACGGCGGGCAGTGCCTTTGCGCGGTCGGTGGTGCTGGTGCCCATCCTGCGCGCGGGACTGGGCCTGCAGGAGGCCATTTTACCCTTGGTGCCTGAGGCCACGGTGGCGCATGTGGGCATCGCGCGGGATGAAGCCACCGCTCTGCCCATGCCCTATTATGCCAAGCTGCCCGCCGTGCTGAAAGAGGCCGATGTCTTTTTGCTGGACCCCATGCTGGCCACGGGCGGCAGTGCGTGCAGTGCCGTCACCCAACTGAAAGAGGCCGGGGCCACGCGCATCACACTCATCTGTGTGGTCAGTTGCCCCCAGGGCCTACAGGCTCTGGCCGCCCAGCACCCGGATGTCACTGTGGTCACCGCTGCGGTGGACCCAGGGCTGAATGAGCGCAGCTACATCGTCCCTGGTCTGGGGGATGCAGGAGATCGCTGCTTCGGCACCTGA
- a CDS encoding cyclic nucleotide-binding domain-containing protein has translation MKEYAYIHEEGQLPAPLSSVPFLNSFTEDQLDEVLNSSSLLQCDAGDIIIREGTIDSRIYILLNGELEVKVAGKKVASIARVGDVFGELALVNQDKRAASVIAGSRALCLAVDQKFLQDIHPREEDPAFHAALFEFVARLVAKKLDATSRRLAELEKELRALKGEPAPEAPQVTLAETLPPVQVKATPKTAAKPAAKPTAKAAKSRAKAPPAKKKKALARH, from the coding sequence ATGAAAGAGTATGCCTACATTCACGAGGAAGGCCAGTTGCCAGCACCGCTCAGTTCGGTGCCATTCCTCAACAGTTTTACGGAGGATCAGTTGGACGAAGTGCTGAATTCCTCCAGCCTGCTCCAGTGTGATGCGGGTGATATCATCATTCGCGAGGGCACCATCGACTCTCGCATCTACATCCTGCTCAATGGCGAGCTGGAGGTGAAAGTGGCCGGTAAAAAAGTGGCCTCCATTGCTCGTGTGGGCGATGTTTTTGGCGAACTAGCCCTGGTGAATCAGGACAAGCGTGCCGCCTCTGTCATCGCCGGTAGTCGGGCCTTGTGCCTGGCGGTGGACCAGAAATTCCTCCAGGACATCCACCCGCGCGAGGAAGATCCGGCCTTCCACGCGGCCTTGTTTGAATTTGTCGCCCGTCTGGTGGCGAAGAAGCTGGATGCCACCTCCCGCCGCCTGGCAGAACTGGAAAAAGAACTGCGCGCCCTCAAAGGAGAGCCTGCTCCTGAGGCCCCCCAGGTCACGCTGGCGGAGACCCTGCCCCCTGTGCAGGTCAAAGCTACCCCGAAAACGGCGGCGAAGCCAGCCGCCAAGCCCACGGCAAAAGCGGCGAAATCCCGCGCCAAGGCCCCTCCCGCCAAGAAAAAGAAAGCGCTCGCCCGCCATTAA